In the Arenicella chitinivorans genome, CGGTGGAGTTAGAAGGGGCGATGCTGACCCCGGAGTTTTATGAAGAAGCGGTGTCTAAGTTTGAACTCACGGTCGATGCCACTGCGGTGACGCAGGGCTACTTCTTTAATTTCCAATACAACACCGCCATTTTTTCGCCCGACCTGATCCATCAGATGGCCACGGATTTCATGCGGCTTTTGAGTTGCATCGCGGATCAGCCACTGTGTCGTTTGGGGGCGATTTCGCATATGAGTAGTACGGCAGCGCGGAGCGCAGTTGACACGATCAATGTCACGCCGGCGGTGCCTCAGGCGACACAATCCAGCCAGTTGTATTTCGATCAATACGTGGCCCATCACGCCAAGGTGGCGCCAAATCAACCAGCAATTATCGATGTTGATACCGTGGTGACGTATGCCGAGTTGGACGCACGTATTGAGCGATTGGCCGATTTTTTGGTGGTACAGGGCCTCGCTGTCGGCGATGTCGCGGCCGTGTTGCTGCCACGATCGACTGACTTAATTGTTGGTATGCTCGCCGTGATGCGCGCGGGCGGCGTGTACTTGGCCACCGATACCAGCGCGCCGAGTGAGCGCAATCGTCAGATTTTGACGCAAAGCAAAGCGCATTGGTTACTAACCAATGGCACGGGTTTCGAGAGTAGTTTAGAGACCAAGGTGAAGGTCATTAATCTAAACGCGCCCGAGGTCATGGCAGGTATTGACACGACCGTACCCCGTGTTTCGTCGAGTGTTCGAAGCGCGCCAGCAGAACAAGTGGCGTATTTGATCTTTACCTCTGGGTCTACCGGCGAACCCAAAGGGGTTGCTGTGAGTCACGAATCATTGGTGTCGTACATTCAGGCCACTCACGAGTTGTATGGCATTCAGCCAGGCGATCGGGTGCTGCAGTTTTCTTCGACAGCGTTTGATATTTTCTTTGAAGAGCTATCGATGGCATTCTCTGTTGGCGCGAGTCTCGCGCTTCGCACGGATGAAATGGTCGCAGGCGGAGCGCATTTTTGGCGCAAGATTGACGCGTTCGACATTTCGGTGATGTCCTTGCCAACCAGTTTCTGGCAACAGCTGGTCACCGAACTTGACGAGGATACCGAACTCAAATTGCCTCAATTGCACACCCTTGTTTTGGGTGGTGAACGACTGTGTAACAAGTTGGTGAAACGTTGGCGCGCCTGTGTCGGTCGTCAGGTTCGGATTATTAATACGTACGGTCCGACTGAAGCCACGATCATTGCGAGTGCATACACGATTACAGACAAGACCGATTTAGAGCACGCAATTCCGATTGGTCATAACCTTCCGAACTCAGAACTCCTGGTGCTTGCGCCGGATCAGTCTCTCGCACCGGCGGGCTGCGTCGGTGAACTGTATATTGGCGGTGCTGGGGTTGCTTTGGGGTATTGGCAGGATGACAAACGGACTCAAGAAGCGTTCGTAGACAATCTGCCTTTTAGATCATCATGCCGGATTTATCGCACCGGCGATCTGGTCCGAGTGTCGGATAATCAACTGCATTATGTTGGGCGTGCTGACAATCAAGTCAAGCTCGGCGGCTATCGCGTGGAGTTGGCTGAGATCGAACGCCACCTGCTGCGGTTATCGGGCGTGGCACGCGCACAGGTCTTGGCGCCGGTGACTCCCGGCACCCAGCGGCGACGTCTGTGTGCATACATTGAAGTAAGCGAGCACATCAGCCCGGAAGACCTTCCTGTCGACCAGATCCAACAGTCTCTTAGGCGCGTGTTACCCAACTATATGGTGCCGGAGTTTGTCTGGGTTCTTGAACAATTTCCACTGACCTTGAACGGCAAGATTGATACCGCGCGCTTCCCACCGATTACGGGGGGCGATCTTCACAAGAAGGTTGTGTCACCGCGTGATGAGATGGAGCTGCGATTGTGCGAGGTGTGGGCAAGGTTGCTTAATCAAAAGACCGAAGACATCAGTGTAGATGACGATTTTTTTCAGCTGGGTGGTAGTTCGATGTTGTCTATCCGTTTGATGCTCGACATTAATACTGAGTTCAACGCAGGCGTAAGTATCCACGACATTTTTTCCAACACCACCTTGGCGTCGATGGCACGATGTATTGCCGAGAGCACGACTGGGGATGCGCCACTCATGACCCGATTAACGTCAAATGCTTCGAGTCAGCCAAAACTGTTCTGTGTGCCTGGTGCGCTTGGCACGGCGGCGGTTTTTCACGCGCTTTCGCGTCACCTGCCAAATTTCGAGATCTATGCGTTTAATCATCGAGGTGTATTGGATGCGCACGCGCCACATACGTCACTTGAGCAGATGGTGGACGCGTTCGCGGCTGAAATTTTAAAGGTTCAAGCTTGCGGCGAGTTTGTGCTGGTCGGGCATTCGCTGGGGGCAAAAGTGGCGTATGAACTCGTGCGCTTAATGGAATCACTCGGCCATACAGCCCGATTAGTTCTTCTCGACAGTGGGTTTCGTTGGCGCTTGGCGTCCGAACCGGCTGTGTCACCGTCGCCTCCACACAACTCGGACCATGGTGAGGCGCGTCACCAAGGGCAAAAAGTAAAACAGGCCATGGCAGACTTTCTACTGGCATCGGTCGAATCACCGCAGGCGCGCGCGCAGTTGGTGGAAAAGCTGGATGGCGTTTACAGCGTGCATGCGCAATTGTCGACATCTCACGTCATCGACGGTGGATTGCAGGCTGACGTGCTAGCAGTTTACGCCGCTGAAACAGTGGTGGCGCCTTTGACTGAACAGGCGCGATTGACCACTGGCCGGGTCTGTATGCAAACCGTGCCCGGCGAGCATGACACCATGCTCATGACCGACAATGCGGCGCAGTGTGCAGGCGTAATTAACGACTTTTTATTGACCCCAAGTGCATCGGATACACGGCAGAAGATCGCTTGAACTCACTACTTTTTCGGACTAAGACCATGCAACTAGAGATACTAGATCAGCTTTCCCAGAACCAGTTTGTGGTAGAGCACATCGCTGCGAATCAACCCTGCGTTATCAAGGATGTAAACTTCGATGCGGCAAACTGGACTTCCAGTGCGTTTAAAGAGCGCGTTGGGGATTTAACGACGCAAGTGTACGACACTTTGTTTGAGCTGCAAGACATTGCCACGCTGGGAAGTTACCTAGAACGCTATTTCGAAAAGCCAGGCCAGCCGGGGCAAGCCGCACCGTATGTTCGTTGGTACAACCGTTTGAAAGATGTCGAATTTCCATGGGGGGACGAAGCCTTTGAACGACTTAATGAATGTTGGGTGTTACCCGATTGTATTCCTAAGACTGAGCTATTGGTTCCGCTTGCTCGTCATGGGAGGCAAGCCAACCCGGTGTTCGACTTGTTTCCGTACCGCGGTGTACTGGTAGCAGCGCGCGGGGCGCGAACTCGACTGCATCGAGATCCGTTTTTTAGTGATGCGATCGTAAACCAGTTCTCTGGCGTCAAGGAGTATCTTTTGTACCATCCTGATCGCACTGACGAACTCAAGCAAGGACCTGATTCAAGCTCGTTCGGTGGATTTATTGACGTGCGTGATCCGAACTCTGCGGAGCCCTTAGTTGAACCGGATTATCGCGGGTTAGTTCATCCCGGTGAGCTGCTCTATATTCCGCATGGTTGGCTGCATGACGTGATGGTGGTGGAAGACTCCATTTCAATTACGTGGAATTTCATTCACCAAGCAGGCTCAGCAAAATTTCGACAATACCTGCATGATGGGCCGGAAGCCGATCCTGAGTTTGAAGTCTTAAAGTACTTCTACGCGCATGCGGGCACCAAGGTGAGCGAGGTACAAGATGTGTTGGCGCAGCTCGACGATGTAAACCAAGTGGATGCGCCGCTGGTGCAAA is a window encoding:
- a CDS encoding cupin-like domain-containing protein, producing the protein MQLEILDQLSQNQFVVEHIAANQPCVIKDVNFDAANWTSSAFKERVGDLTTQVYDTLFELQDIATLGSYLERYFEKPGQPGQAAPYVRWYNRLKDVEFPWGDEAFERLNECWVLPDCIPKTELLVPLARHGRQANPVFDLFPYRGVLVAARGARTRLHRDPFFSDAIVNQFSGVKEYLLYHPDRTDELKQGPDSSSFGGFIDVRDPNSAEPLVEPDYRGLVHPGELLYIPHGWLHDVMVVEDSISITWNFIHQAGSAKFRQYLHDGPEADPEFEVLKYFYAHAGTKVSEVQDVLAQLDDVNQVDAPLVQSA